One region of Nitrospiraceae bacterium genomic DNA includes:
- the murB gene encoding UDP-N-acetylmuramate dehydrogenase: MNAEDRRHASKSVGSKIEKKDLQAAVSGLKGSVSFHASLRDYTSFKIGGPADVLVEPVDVDDVCRLVRQASARNIPWFVLGGTNLLVRDGGIRGIVVSLAELRAIKEEPESVLYAEGGVGMPTLIGHAIRRSLAGLEWAAGIPGTVAGCVVMNAGTRLGEMKDSVKGVRLVNSKGTIIDLPVSKIPFSYRRATLPRGIVVGVWLQLKQGVRAEIERVVKDYLHYRRDTQPLAMPSAGCVFKNPPKDSAGRLIESVGLKGARIGDVEVSTKHANFMVNRGEARARDVLDLIGKVKRAVKRQAGVSLELELKIVGEA; encoded by the coding sequence ATGAACGCAGAGGATCGTCGTCATGCATCGAAATCCGTTGGATCGAAAATCGAGAAAAAGGATCTGCAAGCGGCCGTTTCAGGTCTCAAAGGCTCTGTGTCGTTTCATGCGTCGCTACGCGACTATACGTCGTTCAAGATCGGCGGACCGGCGGACGTCTTGGTCGAGCCGGTGGACGTCGACGATGTCTGCCGGCTGGTTCGCCAGGCGAGTGCGAGAAACATTCCATGGTTTGTGCTCGGGGGGACGAATCTCCTCGTGCGGGACGGAGGGATTCGCGGGATCGTCGTCAGTTTGGCCGAGCTGCGTGCGATCAAGGAGGAACCGGAGTCGGTGTTGTATGCCGAAGGAGGCGTCGGGATGCCGACTCTGATCGGGCATGCGATTCGGCGGTCTCTCGCAGGGTTGGAATGGGCTGCCGGAATCCCGGGAACTGTGGCCGGCTGTGTGGTGATGAATGCCGGAACTAGATTGGGAGAAATGAAAGATTCAGTCAAAGGGGTGCGGCTGGTGAATTCGAAAGGCACGATCATCGATCTGCCCGTCTCGAAGATTCCGTTTAGTTACCGGCGAGCGACGCTGCCACGCGGTATCGTCGTGGGGGTCTGGTTGCAATTGAAACAAGGTGTGCGGGCAGAGATCGAGCGGGTCGTGAAGGATTACCTCCACTATAGACGGGATACGCAGCCGCTCGCGATGCCGAGCGCCGGCTGTGTGTTCAAGAATCCTCCAAAGGATTCCGCCGGCCGGCTCATCGAGTCCGTCGGTCTGAAAGGCGCGCGTATTGGAGACGTCGAAGTGTCGACCAAGCATGCGAACTTCATGGTCAATCGAGGAGAGGCGCGCGCTCGGGATGTGCTCGACCTCATTGGAAAAGTCAAACGCGCCGTGAAGCGACAAGCTGGAGTGTCGTTGGAGCTAGAACTCAAGATCGTCGGAGAGGCGTAG
- a CDS encoding D-alanine--D-alanine ligase: MTSDRPLLTRARIGVLMGGQSPEREVSLRTGTAVHRSLSRRGYDAVAIDVGPTLYRDLQEQKIEIAFVSLHGPGGEDGVVQGFLETVGIPYTGSSLQANALGMDKVTTKMILAAYKIPVPAGTVIKRGEKVSSGTALRSAKLRWPVVVKPASQGSTIGVTIVRKPSQWSEALELAHRYDPEAMVEAYIPGHEVTVSLIGSGEGVPTVLPAVEIVAPEGFYDFSAKYQKGKTQYLCPAPLSAAITKEIRALALKTYQVMGCDGAIRVDFRITPRGRPYVLEINTVPGMTETSLLPMAAAQAGIDYDELTERILQSALVRAKDRAAVLSRG, encoded by the coding sequence ATGACATCGGATCGTCCCTTACTCACGCGCGCGCGGATCGGAGTCCTCATGGGCGGACAGTCTCCCGAACGGGAGGTCTCGCTCCGTACGGGGACCGCGGTGCATCGGTCGTTGTCTCGGCGAGGCTATGACGCGGTCGCGATCGATGTCGGTCCGACGCTCTATCGTGATCTGCAGGAGCAGAAAATCGAAATCGCGTTTGTGTCCCTCCACGGGCCCGGCGGAGAAGACGGCGTCGTCCAAGGATTTCTAGAAACGGTGGGTATTCCGTACACGGGCTCTAGTCTTCAGGCGAACGCGCTCGGAATGGATAAGGTGACAACCAAGATGATCTTGGCAGCCTACAAGATTCCTGTTCCAGCCGGGACTGTCATTAAACGAGGTGAAAAGGTCTCGAGCGGGACCGCCCTGCGCTCGGCAAAATTGCGTTGGCCGGTCGTCGTGAAACCGGCGTCGCAGGGGTCGACGATCGGCGTGACGATCGTCCGGAAGCCGTCGCAATGGTCCGAGGCGCTGGAACTGGCACATCGATACGATCCTGAGGCGATGGTCGAAGCCTACATTCCCGGTCATGAGGTCACCGTATCATTGATCGGAAGCGGAGAAGGAGTGCCGACGGTCTTGCCCGCCGTTGAAATCGTGGCTCCGGAGGGCTTCTACGACTTTTCCGCCAAATATCAAAAGGGAAAAACTCAATATCTCTGCCCCGCTCCCTTATCGGCAGCGATCACCAAAGAGATTCGTGCGTTGGCCTTGAAGACGTATCAAGTCATGGGGTGCGACGGGGCCATCAGGGTCGATTTTCGGATCACGCCGCGCGGGCGCCCCTATGTTCTGGAAATCAACACGGTGCCGGGCATGACGGAAACCAGTTTGTTGCCTATGGCGGCGGCTCAAGCCGGCATTGACTATGACGAGTTGACAGAACGGATTCTGCAATCGGCATTGGTACGCGCAAAGGACCGCGCAGCGGTCCTGTCGAGAGGGTGA
- a CDS encoding FtsQ-type POTRA domain-containing protein: MMLWLRKRPRRAPGPRQNRWKGPRATLALHQRQQAHRARRWARWRCVLLASGWLAGGVVVVWGIMVAAGKIAPILQRGLEIREVQVTGIRHIAKQDVLDRLALSKGVALHQIGVPSLIERLRVHPWIKDATVERLPPHTLAITVLERLPAAVLRTGSSHFLCDAEGFVLNQLGVQDDPSFPLLIGFDTKASGQGDGRVRQAIQSGVNLAKLIAMAFDGRVEIDATHSSGLVASTKGVRFQFGSEALSDQWERFRKVKSSLKLVALDGKKRDMSEVDLRYDNRVIVRERG, encoded by the coding sequence ATGATGTTGTGGTTGCGCAAAAGACCACGACGTGCACCGGGGCCCCGGCAGAATCGGTGGAAGGGACCGCGGGCGACCCTGGCCCTTCATCAGCGGCAGCAAGCGCATCGAGCCAGAAGATGGGCACGCTGGCGCTGTGTTCTGCTTGCCAGCGGATGGTTGGCCGGAGGTGTCGTGGTCGTATGGGGCATCATGGTGGCAGCGGGGAAGATCGCCCCAATCCTCCAGCGAGGCTTGGAGATTCGGGAAGTGCAGGTGACAGGAATACGACATATCGCAAAACAGGATGTACTGGATCGCCTTGCATTGAGTAAGGGCGTTGCGCTTCATCAGATCGGCGTGCCCTCTCTTATTGAACGACTTCGTGTTCACCCTTGGATCAAGGATGCAACGGTCGAACGGCTGCCACCTCACACGCTGGCCATTACTGTGCTCGAACGCCTACCGGCAGCGGTTCTTCGCACCGGCTCCAGCCATTTCCTCTGCGATGCGGAGGGCTTCGTGCTGAATCAGTTGGGCGTTCAGGACGATCCGTCATTCCCCTTGCTCATCGGGTTCGACACAAAGGCGTCGGGACAAGGAGATGGAAGGGTACGGCAAGCGATTCAATCTGGCGTGAATCTGGCGAAGCTGATTGCGATGGCGTTCGACGGACGTGTTGAGATCGACGCGACTCATTCGTCTGGTCTCGTTGCATCGACAAAAGGAGTCCGCTTTCAGTTCGGCAGTGAGGCGTTAAGCGATCAGTGGGAACGCTTTCGCAAGGTCAAATCCTCGCTCAAGCTCGTAGCACTCGATGGCAAGAAACGTGACATGAGCGAAGTGGATCTCCGATACGACAACCGCGTGATCGTGCGCGAAAGGGGGTGA
- the ftsA gene encoding cell division protein FtsA: MPKRDQILVGLDIGTTKIFAIVSEVTEDGALNIIGVGSSPSRGLRKGVVVDIESTVESIKKAVEEAELMAAVQINSVYTGIAGSHISAENCKGVVALKKSEVTRDDIQRAVESARTLAVVPHERRILHVLPREFMVDGQEGVREPLGLSGNRLEVNVHVITGAVTSAQNIIKSVNRAGLDVVDIVLQPLASSEAVLGQEERDLGVAMVDLGGGTTDLAIFLEGSIRHSAVLPIGGQNLTKDLAIGLLTSQTEAEKIKIHHGVARTELVQAHQSVEVPSVGDRPPRTFSRRDIAEILEPRVEEMFELVRREIARAGYEGILGAGVVITGGTSLLEGMPDAAEHVLNLPARRGVPTGVGGLRDIVSNPMHATGVGLLLHAWRHMDELATAGLRNGRPFAKVFDRMKSWMFEFF; this comes from the coding sequence GTGCCCAAACGAGACCAAATTCTCGTCGGTCTTGACATCGGAACGACCAAAATCTTCGCGATCGTGTCCGAAGTCACCGAGGACGGGGCCCTCAACATCATCGGCGTGGGGTCGAGTCCGTCCCGCGGTCTGCGCAAGGGAGTGGTGGTGGACATCGAAAGCACCGTGGAATCGATCAAGAAAGCGGTCGAAGAAGCGGAGCTGATGGCGGCAGTCCAGATCAATTCTGTCTATACCGGCATTGCCGGAAGCCATATCTCAGCGGAGAACTGTAAAGGAGTCGTTGCGCTCAAGAAATCCGAGGTGACGCGTGACGATATCCAGCGTGCCGTGGAGAGTGCGCGGACTCTCGCGGTGGTTCCGCACGAGCGGCGCATCCTTCACGTCCTGCCGCGCGAGTTCATGGTGGACGGGCAGGAAGGTGTACGTGAACCGCTGGGGCTCTCGGGCAATCGTCTCGAGGTGAACGTTCACGTCATCACCGGAGCCGTCACGTCGGCGCAAAACATCATCAAGAGCGTCAATCGCGCCGGGCTCGATGTCGTCGACATTGTGCTGCAGCCCTTGGCCTCGAGCGAGGCGGTTCTGGGTCAAGAAGAACGAGACCTCGGTGTCGCGATGGTCGATCTTGGCGGAGGAACCACGGACCTGGCCATTTTCCTGGAGGGCAGCATCCGTCACTCCGCGGTTCTGCCGATCGGAGGGCAGAATCTCACGAAGGATCTGGCGATCGGGTTGCTGACCTCTCAAACAGAGGCGGAGAAGATCAAGATTCACCATGGTGTTGCGCGAACGGAACTCGTGCAGGCCCACCAGAGCGTTGAGGTGCCGTCGGTCGGCGACCGCCCGCCCCGAACTTTCTCGCGGCGGGATATCGCAGAAATTCTGGAACCTCGCGTCGAAGAAATGTTCGAGCTCGTTCGAAGAGAAATCGCCCGTGCCGGCTATGAAGGCATTTTAGGAGCCGGCGTCGTCATTACCGGCGGTACCTCCCTTTTGGAAGGAATGCCCGATGCCGCCGAACATGTGCTGAATTTGCCGGCTCGACGAGGGGTCCCGACCGGTGTCGGCGGATTACGCGACATTGTCAGCAATCCCATGCATGCAACCGGTGTGGGACTGTTGCTTCACGCGTGGCGTCACATGGATGAACTGGCGACTGCCGGTCTTCGCAACGGACGACCGTTTGCCAAGGTGTTTGATCGGATGAAGTCCTGGATGTTCGAATTCTTTTAA
- the ftsZ gene encoding cell division protein FtsZ yields MFSFQEDLASPVKIKVIGVGGAGCNAVNTMIGAGLARVDFIAANTDVQALDRSRAAYKVQLGPERTRGLGAGAKPEVGKDSALESKDHIRECLEGSDMVFVTAGMGGGTGTGAAPIVASIARELGILTVGVVTKPFQYEGHRRAAYAEEGIRDLRRHVDTLLVIPNQRLLGIVDKATPLLEAFKVADDVLRQAIQGIADVITTTGHVNVDFADVRTVMSHTGRAVMGMGVSRGTNRAIEAAQKAICSPLLEEGSVEGARGVLLNITGGPNMSLHEIEEAASIIQQTADPEANIIVGQVINPDMGDDLVVTVIATGFERDDQPVASSADRLSAARSPRTNQQVLAGVGATMGERSHKDLDRPAFLRRTSDTRETMDRITTVQEDEWDVPTFLRKQAD; encoded by the coding sequence ATGTTCTCATTTCAGGAAGATCTCGCGTCGCCCGTGAAAATCAAGGTGATTGGTGTCGGCGGTGCCGGATGCAACGCAGTCAACACCATGATCGGGGCGGGGTTGGCGCGAGTCGATTTCATCGCGGCCAACACCGACGTACAGGCTTTGGATCGATCACGGGCGGCCTATAAAGTTCAGCTTGGGCCGGAGCGCACGAGAGGACTGGGTGCCGGAGCCAAGCCTGAAGTTGGAAAGGATTCTGCGCTCGAGAGCAAAGATCACATTCGCGAGTGCTTGGAGGGTTCCGACATGGTCTTTGTCACGGCAGGAATGGGTGGCGGGACCGGTACCGGGGCGGCTCCGATCGTGGCAAGCATTGCGCGCGAGTTAGGCATTCTGACGGTCGGCGTCGTCACGAAACCCTTCCAATACGAAGGGCACCGCCGTGCGGCCTACGCGGAGGAGGGGATCCGCGATTTACGGCGGCATGTCGATACCTTGCTCGTCATTCCCAATCAACGATTGCTGGGCATCGTCGATAAGGCGACGCCGCTGCTCGAAGCCTTCAAAGTGGCGGACGACGTGCTGCGACAGGCTATTCAGGGGATCGCCGATGTCATAACCACAACCGGCCACGTGAACGTGGACTTCGCAGACGTGAGGACGGTCATGTCGCACACGGGCCGAGCTGTAATGGGAATGGGTGTTTCGCGAGGGACCAACCGGGCGATCGAGGCGGCCCAGAAAGCCATCTGCAGTCCATTGCTCGAGGAAGGAAGTGTGGAGGGCGCTCGCGGGGTGTTGCTGAACATCACCGGTGGTCCGAACATGTCGTTGCATGAGATTGAAGAAGCCGCGTCGATTATTCAGCAGACGGCGGATCCCGAAGCCAATATTATCGTCGGTCAGGTGATCAACCCCGACATGGGTGACGATCTGGTGGTCACCGTGATCGCGACTGGCTTCGAGCGGGACGACCAACCGGTTGCCTCGTCAGCGGATCGGCTCTCGGCAGCCCGTAGCCCGAGGACAAATCAACAGGTCCTCGCCGGGGTCGGCGCCACGATGGGCGAGCGGTCGCATAAGGATCTCGACCGTCCCGCGTTCCTGCGACGAACGAGTGATACGAGAGAGACCATGGACCGTATCACGACTGTGCAGGAAGACGAGTGGGATGTTCCCACATTCTTGCGCAAGCAAGCAGACTGA
- the pgeF gene encoding peptidoglycan editing factor PgeF, whose product MQAPVITVPAFATSRSGVQHFFGTRLHAGTLALDIGVPARGHDPKRRGWMLSVRQVHGTEALVVDRPIRDSDRFEGEWDALVTDQPGITVTVRTADCVPVLVYDPRRRVVAAIHAGWRGAVADIVPKTLALMHSRFGSHARDLRVSIGPSAGSCCYEVDGPVLHQLRAGFEEWPSVVRGCDGDRARLDLRGLIRRQVERHGVSTTHVSAVNLCTICHDDLFYSYRREGRVVGTMVSGIALLSRE is encoded by the coding sequence ATGCAGGCACCGGTCATCACGGTTCCAGCGTTTGCCACGTCGAGAAGCGGTGTCCAACACTTTTTCGGGACACGTCTCCATGCCGGAACGCTCGCCCTTGATATCGGCGTGCCGGCCAGAGGACATGATCCGAAAAGACGAGGATGGATGCTCTCGGTCAGGCAAGTGCACGGAACCGAGGCCCTCGTTGTGGATCGACCGATCCGCGATTCCGACCGGTTCGAGGGTGAGTGGGATGCCTTGGTAACAGATCAGCCGGGAATCACGGTGACGGTTCGCACGGCCGATTGTGTGCCGGTTCTCGTCTATGACCCGCGCCGTCGAGTGGTGGCAGCTATCCACGCGGGTTGGCGCGGTGCCGTTGCCGACATTGTTCCCAAGACGCTCGCGCTCATGCACTCACGGTTTGGATCCCATGCGAGGGATCTGCGGGTGAGTATCGGTCCGTCGGCCGGCTCCTGTTGCTACGAGGTTGATGGGCCCGTGTTGCATCAGTTGCGGGCGGGCTTTGAGGAGTGGCCCAGCGTGGTGCGTGGATGTGATGGTGACAGGGCACGCCTCGACTTGAGGGGCCTCATCCGCCGACAAGTAGAACGGCATGGGGTCAGCACGACACATGTGTCGGCCGTCAATCTCTGTACGATTTGCCACGACGACCTGTTTTACTCCTATCGACGTGAAGGGCGAGTGGTTGGGACCATGGTCAGTGGAATCGCACTCCTGTCACGCGAATAA
- a CDS encoding YggS family pyridoxal phosphate-dependent enzyme, translating to MDAEPSRSIGDNVRNVCERLHRAALGAGRRVDSVRLVAATKSVSVEAIRQGLAAGLNILGESRLQEALPKIEALRGESVHWHFIGRLQRRKVRSVVGLFDLIHSVDSLELAQEIDRRAEQSGHRQAVLLEVNIADEATKAGFRPDELIALLPELSRLSHMVVKGLMTIPPPTMDAEGARPYFRRLREMARRLGQGVPGLSMDELSMGMSNDYVVAVEEGATLVRVGTAIFGTRRD from the coding sequence ATGGATGCAGAGCCAAGCCGTTCGATCGGCGACAATGTCCGGAACGTATGCGAACGGCTTCATCGAGCAGCCCTTGGGGCTGGACGTCGAGTCGACAGCGTTCGACTGGTGGCGGCCACGAAGTCCGTCTCAGTCGAGGCCATTCGACAAGGTCTCGCAGCGGGGTTGAACATCCTCGGTGAGAGCCGGCTGCAAGAAGCACTTCCGAAAATCGAAGCGCTACGAGGAGAGTCGGTTCACTGGCATTTCATCGGTCGACTCCAACGGCGGAAAGTCCGGTCTGTGGTCGGCCTATTCGACCTGATTCATTCTGTCGATAGCCTCGAGTTGGCCCAGGAAATCGACCGGCGTGCGGAGCAGAGCGGTCATCGGCAAGCGGTATTGCTTGAGGTTAATATAGCGGACGAGGCAACGAAAGCCGGTTTTCGGCCCGACGAACTCATCGCGCTTCTCCCGGAGCTGAGCCGGTTGTCTCATATGGTAGTGAAAGGGTTGATGACGATTCCTCCTCCAACGATGGATGCCGAGGGAGCCCGTCCGTATTTTCGACGGCTAAGGGAAATGGCGCGGAGGCTGGGGCAGGGCGTACCAGGCTTGTCAATGGATGAACTGTCGATGGGCATGTCGAACGACTATGTCGTGGCCGTAGAAGAAGGGGCCACGCTCGTCCGGGTCGGCACCGCCATCTTCGGGACCAGGCGCGACTGA
- the proC gene encoding pyrroline-5-carboxylate reductase, which yields MMKKNIAFIGGGQMAEALIGGLLAGQVCVPELIWATDPLPDRRDRLKSQFAIRVGADNGEAVTWADIALLVVKPQALPGVLKETRKALGKQVVISIVAGATIGSIVEQTTASAKVIRAMPNTPVVVREGMTALAKGPGVSEDEMRITRDIFESVGRVVLVEERLMDAVTGLSGSGPAYVFQAIEALADGGVKMGLPRATAELLAAQTVLGAARLVLESGEHPAKLKDRVASPGGTTIAGLHQLESGGLRATLIAAVEAATKRSQELGR from the coding sequence ATGATGAAGAAGAACATTGCGTTTATCGGCGGCGGGCAAATGGCTGAGGCGCTCATCGGCGGGCTCCTAGCTGGGCAGGTTTGTGTGCCAGAGTTGATTTGGGCCACCGATCCATTGCCGGACCGACGCGATCGATTGAAGAGTCAGTTTGCAATACGAGTCGGTGCAGATAACGGGGAGGCGGTTACCTGGGCCGATATCGCGCTGCTGGTAGTGAAACCGCAGGCCTTGCCCGGCGTTCTAAAGGAAACACGCAAGGCTCTTGGCAAACAGGTGGTCATCTCGATCGTGGCGGGCGCGACCATCGGTTCGATCGTGGAGCAGACAACTGCTTCGGCCAAGGTCATTCGCGCCATGCCGAACACACCGGTCGTGGTTCGGGAAGGTATGACTGCGCTTGCAAAGGGACCTGGTGTGTCCGAGGATGAGATGCGGATCACACGGGATATTTTCGAGTCGGTGGGGCGGGTGGTGCTGGTCGAAGAGCGATTGATGGATGCTGTGACAGGGTTGAGCGGTAGTGGTCCGGCCTACGTATTTCAGGCGATCGAAGCGCTTGCCGACGGTGGCGTGAAGATGGGACTGCCCCGCGCAACGGCGGAACTGTTGGCTGCCCAAACGGTTTTGGGTGCGGCGCGCCTGGTTCTTGAATCAGGAGAACATCCTGCGAAGTTGAAGGATCGAGTTGCTTCGCCGGGTGGAACGACGATCGCCGGACTTCACCAATTGGAGTCGGGCGGGTTACGTGCGACCTTGATCGCGGCGGTCGAAGCGGCCACGAAGCGATCGCAGGAATTGGGGCGCTAA
- a CDS encoding YggT family protein has translation MFVFGNMLLAAATIVDYVLWLYMWIIIARALISWVNPDPWNPIVQFLERVTEPVLSPIRRWLGWRMGVDLSPIVAILAIWFLQIVVVQTLKDLAVRLN, from the coding sequence ATGTTCGTGTTCGGTAATATGTTGCTGGCGGCAGCAACCATTGTAGACTATGTGCTGTGGCTCTATATGTGGATCATCATTGCGCGGGCGTTGATTTCATGGGTGAATCCGGATCCATGGAATCCGATCGTACAATTTCTCGAGCGTGTTACGGAACCGGTGCTCTCGCCGATTCGTCGATGGCTGGGTTGGCGGATGGGCGTCGATCTCTCACCCATTGTCGCAATCTTAGCGATCTGGTTTCTCCAAATTGTGGTCGTCCAAACGCTCAAAGATTTGGCAGTACGCCTGAACTGA
- a CDS encoding DivIVA domain-containing protein yields the protein MKITPLDIQQMVFRSRFRGYDKDEVNRFLEELAQTVEELNRDNAISREKIVFLEQQLAELKRTEATLSNTLVSAQSLAEDVKRTAHREADLVMKEAELKAGELIRQARAQLTDTQRDLSALQKQRLLMVERLRATLRTFERMLEVEEHEVYQDAATASEDKLEGESSPAL from the coding sequence ATGAAGATCACGCCGCTCGATATCCAGCAGATGGTATTCAGATCCCGCTTCCGTGGTTATGACAAAGACGAAGTCAATCGATTCCTCGAGGAGTTGGCGCAAACGGTTGAGGAGTTGAACCGAGACAACGCAATCTCGCGGGAAAAGATTGTGTTTCTCGAACAACAATTGGCCGAACTGAAGCGGACCGAGGCGACGCTCTCCAATACCCTGGTCTCGGCGCAGTCGCTCGCGGAAGATGTGAAACGGACTGCGCACCGAGAAGCGGACCTCGTGATGAAGGAAGCGGAACTGAAAGCGGGAGAGTTGATCCGTCAAGCCAGAGCTCAGTTAACCGACACGCAACGGGATCTCTCCGCCCTTCAGAAACAGCGATTGCTGATGGTTGAACGGCTGCGTGCCACGCTTCGCACATTCGAACGAATGTTGGAAGTCGAAGAACACGAGGTGTATCAGGACGCGGCGACGGCTTCGGAAGACAAACTCGAAGGAGAGTCCAGCCCGGCGTTGTGA
- a CDS encoding serine hydrolase, protein MKTNRAIEAALRSAVDDGVFPGAVLAVRLRGEVQCLVAAGQMASCESDAPVEVTTVYDLASLTKPLATTTAILLLIQEGRLGLRDQVCHVLTELKGSAIGEALVQDLLSHSSGLPGWRPIYEKLEQEGATALSPDQAERTKERVVRLIRDEALVYANGEKSLYSDLGFMLLGFMVERISHTMLDQFAWQQCFQPLGAEPLLFCPLLTRKPEGLSNQTIVRAQIAPTEFDTWRNRQLQGEVHDENAAALGGVAGHAGLFGTAEAVLAVSGAWLAAYHQRPSILATHLVTRFTTRTSHIRNSSWALGWDTPSIPSSSGSYFSPTAFGHLGYTGTSLWIDPTCELEVVLLSNRVYPTRKNEKIREFRPLIHDLVYREYVAGR, encoded by the coding sequence ATGAAGACCAATCGGGCCATTGAAGCGGCATTGCGGTCGGCCGTTGATGACGGAGTCTTCCCCGGCGCTGTCTTAGCGGTTCGCCTTCGCGGAGAGGTGCAATGCCTGGTTGCGGCAGGGCAAATGGCCTCCTGCGAGTCGGACGCTCCCGTCGAGGTCACGACGGTATACGATCTTGCCTCGCTCACCAAGCCGTTGGCCACCACGACCGCGATTCTGCTTCTCATCCAAGAGGGACGGCTTGGGCTTCGTGATCAAGTGTGCCATGTCTTGACGGAATTGAAGGGATCGGCGATTGGGGAGGCGCTGGTGCAGGATTTGTTGAGCCACAGTTCCGGGTTGCCGGGTTGGAGACCAATTTATGAGAAGCTGGAGCAAGAAGGTGCTACCGCTCTCTCGCCGGATCAAGCGGAACGGACGAAAGAAAGAGTTGTACGACTGATCCGCGACGAGGCGCTCGTCTATGCCAATGGCGAGAAAAGTTTGTATAGCGACTTAGGATTCATGTTGTTGGGATTCATGGTTGAGCGGATCAGTCACACGATGCTCGACCAGTTTGCTTGGCAACAGTGTTTTCAGCCTCTTGGAGCGGAACCATTGCTCTTTTGCCCACTTCTGACCAGGAAGCCTGAGGGTTTGTCAAACCAGACGATCGTTCGAGCACAGATTGCTCCGACGGAGTTCGACACGTGGCGCAACAGGCAATTGCAGGGCGAAGTACACGATGAAAACGCAGCGGCTTTGGGGGGCGTGGCCGGGCATGCGGGTCTGTTCGGAACAGCCGAAGCTGTTCTGGCAGTTTCCGGAGCCTGGCTTGCGGCCTACCACCAGCGACCATCAATCCTGGCGACTCACCTGGTTACTCGGTTCACCACGCGAACGTCACATATCCGAAATTCCAGCTGGGCGCTGGGATGGGATACGCCTTCGATCCCGTCCTCGTCTGGGTCGTACTTTTCACCCACGGCGTTCGGTCATCTCGGCTATACAGGCACATCCTTGTGGATTGATCCAACCTGTGAGCTGGAAGTCGTGCTCTTATCCAACCGTGTCTATCCCACGAGGAAGAATGAGAAGATTCGTGAGTTTCGTCCGCTGATTCACGATCTGGTATATCGGGAATATGTTGCCGGAAGGTAG
- a CDS encoding CDP-alcohol phosphatidyltransferase family protein, producing the protein MNIPNSLTILRILLIPVYIGLLVYEQYDLALVVLLLAGVTDALDGTIARVTNQRTRLGSFLDPLADKLLLTSGFLALSATHLIPLWVTIVVVSRDLMLLLGTAVAQFTETPVDITPTFLGKGTTFLQLTYVLLVIFLSSRRIDLSLIDPLLAGMVAFTLLSGLHYLYRGYRHSNTQSA; encoded by the coding sequence ATGAATATTCCTAACAGCTTGACCATCCTCCGCATTCTCCTGATCCCTGTCTATATCGGGTTGTTGGTGTATGAGCAGTATGACCTGGCACTCGTTGTCCTCCTTCTTGCCGGAGTGACAGACGCGCTCGACGGCACCATTGCGCGGGTGACAAATCAACGGACGCGGTTGGGTTCGTTCTTGGATCCCCTTGCCGACAAGTTGTTGTTGACGTCTGGATTTCTCGCGCTGTCCGCGACTCATCTTATTCCGTTGTGGGTCACCATTGTTGTCGTGAGTCGGGATCTGATGCTGTTATTGGGCACGGCTGTGGCTCAGTTTACCGAGACACCCGTCGATATTACGCCGACCTTTTTAGGCAAAGGGACGACCTTCCTTCAGTTGACGTACGTGCTTCTCGTCATTTTTTTGAGCTCTCGACGGATCGATCTGTCCCTCATCGACCCTCTCCTGGCCGGGATGGTCGCATTCACGCTCCTCTCCGGGCTGCATTACCTCTATCGCGGATATCGGCATTCCAATACACAAAGCGCGTAG